Proteins encoded by one window of Salvia splendens isolate huo1 chromosome 5, SspV2, whole genome shotgun sequence:
- the LOC121804151 gene encoding uncharacterized protein LOC121804151 gives MAKTYPVISAMWNTRPRLRASNGPTSAPKADQAQIKPTNHSKFAGKRGRPTCHECYMCPSSKSKDKRTKEAQRLKSSVDVVPDYRLTTWRVVDTKSSMKLSGFSTIDILDYLDRIDRADHYYKGGDEDEDTQC, from the coding sequence ATGGCCAAGACCTATCCCGTCATATCCGCTATGTGGAACACGCGACCTAGACTGCGGGCTTCCAATGGCCCCACCTCCGCCCCCAAGGCCGATCAAGCTCAGATCAAGCCCACCAATCACTCAAAGTTTGCAGGCAAGCGTGGTCGTCCAACGTGCCATGAATGTTATATGTGCCCGTCTTCCAAGTCCAAAGACAAGAGGACTAAGGAGGCGCAAAGGCTTAAGTCGTCGGTCGACGTGGTTCCAGATTATAGATTGACCACTTGGAGGGTGGTGGATACCAAGTCTAGTATGAAATTGTCGGGATTTTCAACCATTGATATTTTGGACTATTTAGATAGGATCGATCGTGCGGATCATTATTACAAAGGTGGTGATGAAGACGAAGATACACAATGTTAG
- the LOC121805479 gene encoding protein FAR1-RELATED SEQUENCE 5-like produces MMQRGSLLLSQEASSTEKDGMDVDSESTYSCLNSSSSEEKGFNSSGKREFASQNGCLNSDVNHECQSPKTRIGGNNGRDIESEQDNRSPGVSSDNQLGMDTDDKRVFIAETPSNASSGSIQDVKDEAEEYIVPELGVEFVSEEHAHKCYNRYALIEGFSIRKDFVNKSKITGLVVSRRYTCHRQGYGSSKRDMNTKPRKETRTGCLAHMTITRQTSGKYRVIHFETRHNHVFVTPFTAHLLPSQKRISFVEAVEAELAAAPVPDGVPKLGMGFDSEDHAYEFYNAYAGRLGFSIRKDYVNRSKVDGAVASRRYTCFREGYRQNDKRGLKVKRPRKETRVGCMAQLVISRQADGRYRVTHFDERHNHELVPACKVRMLRSQRRSMTNQIVEASASGASDMLPKSVAEMLLTGVGGQDDPIFDPIDHEMNLTSKRAWNMTQEEAESFHQYFQSKNLKDPYFVYAVQLDVEEEMTNFFWADEKMLVDYGDFGDVVCFDTTYRLNKDWRPLVLFLGINNHKQILVFGAGFLYDDTAQSFKWLMRTFIKTMSGKIPKTVLSDKDAVLSQVISSELPKTQHGLCTWQIYQNALKHLNQVVASSDSFSSDLCGCFLHSDEEDFVNSWKVMLDAYSLWENKWLHGVFEERVMWALPYSKHIFSADIETTLLSECSIASLKKYVKHESHILQFVKHFGRVVNDWRYKELEANYDMGQHVPRLMGDVIMLKQVREIYTPIILKAFHQEYENSLNIVINQCMDAMSSVEYKVSTYGEVRHYTVLYSLEDDLVACNCMKFESGGILCSHALKVLDYRNIKIVPSRYILKRWTRDSRA; encoded by the coding sequence ATGATGCAAAGGGGGTCTTTGTTGTTGAGTCAGGAAGCTTCTTCTACTGAGAAAGATGGTATGGATGTGGATAGTGAGAGCACATATAGCTGCCTCAATTCTTCGTCATCAGAGGAAAAAGGTTTTAATAGCAGTGGTAAACGTGAGTTCGCGAGCCAAAATGGTTGTTTAAACAGTGATGTCAATCACGAGTGTCAGAGTCCTAAGACACGCATCGGTGGCAATAATGGGAGAGATATTGAGAGTGAGCAGGATAACCGTAGTCCTGGTGTTTCCTCCGACAATCAGCTGGGAATGGATACTGATGATAAACGAGTTTTTATAGCTGAAACCCCTTCTAATGCCTCATCTGGATCCATTCAAGATGTAAAAGATGAAGCTGAAGAGTACATTGTGCCGGAACTTGGGGTGGAGTTTGTATCTGAGGAGCATGCGCACAAGTGTTACAATAGATATGCTCTGATTGAAGGGTTCAGCATCCGAAAAGATTTTGTTAATAAAAGTAAGATTACTGGCTTGGTCGTATCAAGGAGGTATACATGCCATAGACAAGGCTATGGATCCAGTAAGCGTGATATGAACACAAAACCCCGGAAAGAAACAAGAACTGGTTGTCTAGCTCACATGACAATTACACGTCAAACAAGCGGAAAATATCGTGTCATCCATTTCGAGACAAGGCACAATCATGTGTTCGTGACACCATTCACAGCCCATTTGCTACCATCGCAGAAGCGGATATCCTTTGTTGAGGCTGTTGAGGCCGAATTAGCTGCTGCTCCGGTGCCAGATGGGGTTCCAAAGCTGGGTATGGGTTTTGACTCGGAGGATCATGCTTATGAATTCTACAATGCATATGCTGGGCGACTAGGTTTCAGTATTCGAAAGGATTATGTGAACAGGAGTAAAGTAGATGGAGCTGTGGCATCTAGGAGATATACTTGTTTCAGAGAAGGCTATAGGCAGAACGACAAAAGAGGTTTAAAAGTGAAGAGACCTCGAAAGGAAACCAGAGTTGGGTGCATGGCACAATTAGTCATTTCTCGTCAAGCTGATGGTAGATACCGTGTTACCCACTTTGATGAACGCCACAATCATGAGCTTGTACCTGCCTGTAAAGTTCGTATGCTGCGATCACAGAGGAGGTCTATGACAAATCAAATTGTGGAAGCATCTGCATCCGGAGCTTCTGATATGCTGCCAAAGTCAGTTGCTGAGATGTTACTAACAGGAGTAGGAGGTCAGGATGATCCCATTTTTGACCCCATAGATCATGAGATGAATCTTACATCCAAACGTGCGTGGAACATGACGCAGGAAGAAGCTGAAAGTTTCCACCAGTATTTCCAGAGCAAGAATCTGAAGGATCCATATTTTGTTTATGCTGTACAACTTGATGTTGAAGAGGAAATGACCAATTTCTTCTGGGCCGACGAGAAGATGCTGGTGGACTATGGGGATTTTGGTGATGTAGTTTGCTTTGATACAACATACCGTCTCAACAAAGATTGGCGGCCTTTAGTCCTGTTTCTTGGAATAAATAATCATAAGCAGATACTGGTCTTCGGTGCTGGATTTCTTTACGATGACACAGCTCAGTCTTTCAAGTGGCTAATGAGAACTTTCATAAAAACAATGTCCGGAAAAATCCCAAAGACTGTTCTCTCTGATAAAGATGCTGTTTTATCGCAAGTAATCAGCTCTGAACTGCCTAAAACTCAACACGGGTTATGCACATGGCAAATATATCAAAATGCACTCAAACATCTCAACCAAGTAGTTGCCAGCTCAGATTCTTTTTCCAGCGATCTATGTGGTTGCTTTCTCCACTCGGATGAGGAAGACTTTGTTAACTCCTGGAAAGTCATGCTGGATGCTTACAGTCTATGGGAAAACAAGTGGTTGCATGGTGTATTTGAAGAGAGAGTGATGTGGGCTTTGCCATACAGCAAGCATATATTTTCAGCTGACATAGAAACTACTCTCCTCTCTGAGTGCTCTATCGCTAGCCTGAAAAAGTACGTGAAGCACGAATCGCACATTCTCCAGTTTGTCAAGCATTTTGGAAGGGTGGTAAACGATTGGCGCTACAAAGAATTGGAAGCTAACTATGACATGGGCCAGCACGTGCCAAGACTGATGGGAGACGTCATAATGCTGAAGCAGGTAAGGGAAATATACACGCCCATCATTTTAAAAGCATTTCACCAAGAATACGAAAACTCTCTCAATATCGTGATCAACCAATGCATGGATGCAATGTCCTCAGTCGAGTATAAAGTCAGTACATATGGTGAGGTCCGTCATTACACTGTTTTATACAGCTTAGAAGATGATTTAGTTGCTTGCAATTGTATGAAGTTCGAGTCTGGAGGAATTTTGTGTAGCCATGCACTGAAAGTGCTAGACTATAGGAATATAAAGATAGTCCCTAGCCGATATATATTGAAGCGTTGGACCAGAGACTCAAGGGCATGA
- the LOC121805480 gene encoding protein WVD2-like 7 isoform X1 — protein MASLMLLLYQMNPNSCSGESRSSFFNFAVVNELIFAFYDWEIGKTVCFAVAEGNHMHALGESISFWRFTADSLSWERWSTFPHKKYVEEAESYARPGSVAQKKAFFEAHYKMIAAQRAAAAALLEQENAALTQKAQNENVGLKDDGGDHEEGGVSLNPPPDLADLGSGSVKTLDVKGDDGVRISNGGRESGVVRGNKVSKQPSVRRSNLENCAAVSAASESSETSSQIEKPLLKNKNVDSEEVSSGMISKRRTGLPSMKTSAHHKPRRVPSTPAKAMTPQLNRESNVNRSTRKSNVDALDGRRSSPKSLRALLSLGSFRESEKEPVSKNKGPESSGLAQSSTRTTGECPTPFKTPAPASTKSSVSSYPAAATPQTENRRKKTPDPSASGRKTTGPKWHILSAVCTKSLSAYRNKLQSPTVSTPFMLRTEERAAKRKQKLEEKFNATEVQKTQQKTLKEKAGNEFRKLSCSLCFKARPLPDFYKEREPPNNQTKKPPAVQPQTAVLGRSVPNKKHGTISMPPPPPPPRIIAKSSVSKNLSRKKVINQSKFLSTSLPERMAHENASPNIQQ, from the exons ATGGCTTCTCTTATGCTTCTGCTGTACCAAATGAATCCAAACAG TTGCAGTGGTGAATCAAGAtcctcatttttcaattttgcgGTTGTGAATGAGTTGATATTTGCTTTTTATGATTGGGAAATTGGAAAAACTGTTTGCTTTGCAGTTGCAGAG GGGAATCACATGCATGCTTTAGGTGAATCCATTTCATTTTGGAGGTTCACAGCAGATTCCTTGTCATGGGAGAGATGGTCCACATTCCCTCACAAGAAATACGTGGAGGAGGCCGAGAGCTACGCGAGACCGGGCTCTGTCGCGCAAAAGAAGGCCTTCTTCGAGGCTCATTACAAAATGATTGCAGCTCAAAGGGCTGCTGCTGCAGCTCTTCTTGAGCAAGAAAATGCTGCTTTGACTCAAAAGGCTCAAAATGAGAATGTTGGTTTGAAGGATGATGGTGGTGATCATGAAGAGGGAGGGGTTTCCTTGAACCCTCCACCGGATTTAGCTGATTTGGGAAGTGGGAGTGTCAAGACTCTTGATGTGAAGGGAGATGATGGAGTGAGAATCAGTAatggagggagagagagtggTGTGGTGAGAGGAAATAAAGTATCAAAGCAGCCTTCAGTTAGAAGAAGTAATCTTGAAAATTGTGCTGCAGTTTCTGCTGCTTCAGAGAGTAGTGAGACTTCTTCACAGATAGAGAAGCCATTGCTAAAG AACAAAAATGTTGATAGTGAGGAAGTGTCGTCAGGGATGATTAGCAAGAGAAGAACAGGCCTTCCTTCAATGAAGACGTCCGCTCATCACAAGCCTCGAAGAGTCCCATCCACGCCTGCAAAGGCCATGACTCCACAACTCAATAGAGAGAGCAATGTCAATCGCAGCACGAGGAAGTCCAATGTGGACGCATTGGATGGGAGAAGATCGTCTCCAAAGTCGTTGCGTGCCTTGCTAAGCTTGGGCTCTTTCCGGGAGTCTGAAAAAGAGCCGGTTTCCAAGAACAAGGGGCCTGAAAGCTCGGGCCTTGCACAAAGTTCCACTAGAACGACTGGAGAGTGCCCGACTCCTTTCAAGACACCTGCTCCG GCATCTACTAAGAGTAGTGTGTCTTCATATCCTGCAGCAGCCACCCCTCAAACTGAGAATAGAAG GAAGAAAACACCAGATCCCTCAGCCTCAGGGAGAAAAACTACTGGTCCTAAATGGCACATCTTGTCTGCAGT CTGCACAAAGTCGTTGTCGGCCTACAGGAACAAACTACAGTCACCTACTGTATCCACTCCATTCATGCTGAGAACTGAAGAAAGAGCTGCAAAGAGAAAACAG AAACTTGAGGAGAAATTCAATGCAACAGAGGTGCAGAAGACACAGCAAAAGACATTAAAG GAGAAAGCAGGAAATGAGTTTAGAAAACTAAGCTGTAGCCTTTGCTTCAAAGCTCGTCCCTTGCCCGACTTCTACAAAGAAAGAGAACCTCCAAATAATCAGACGAAAAAG CCTCCAGCAGTGCAACCGCAGACAGCAGTACTAGGAAGAAGTGTCCCAAACAAGAAGCACGGCACCATCTCAatgccgcctcctcctccaccaccgaGAATCATAGCCAAGAGCAGTGTTTCCAAGAATTTATCAAGAAAGAAAGTTATCAACCAAAGCAAATTTCTCAGTACTTCACTACCTGAAAGAATGGCACATGAAAATGCTTCTCCAAATATCCAGCAGTGA
- the LOC121805480 gene encoding protein WVD2-like 7 isoform X2, translated as MGDSSCLLHGFSYASAVPNESKQGNHMHALGESISFWRFTADSLSWERWSTFPHKKYVEEAESYARPGSVAQKKAFFEAHYKMIAAQRAAAAALLEQENAALTQKAQNENVGLKDDGGDHEEGGVSLNPPPDLADLGSGSVKTLDVKGDDGVRISNGGRESGVVRGNKVSKQPSVRRSNLENCAAVSAASESSETSSQIEKPLLKNKNVDSEEVSSGMISKRRTGLPSMKTSAHHKPRRVPSTPAKAMTPQLNRESNVNRSTRKSNVDALDGRRSSPKSLRALLSLGSFRESEKEPVSKNKGPESSGLAQSSTRTTGECPTPFKTPAPASTKSSVSSYPAAATPQTENRRKKTPDPSASGRKTTGPKWHILSAVCTKSLSAYRNKLQSPTVSTPFMLRTEERAAKRKQKLEEKFNATEVQKTQQKTLKEKAGNEFRKLSCSLCFKARPLPDFYKEREPPNNQTKKPPAVQPQTAVLGRSVPNKKHGTISMPPPPPPPRIIAKSSVSKNLSRKKVINQSKFLSTSLPERMAHENASPNIQQ; from the exons ATGGGAGATTCTTCTTGTCTCTTGCATGGCTTCTCTTATGCTTCTGCTGTACCAAATGAATCCAAACAG GGGAATCACATGCATGCTTTAGGTGAATCCATTTCATTTTGGAGGTTCACAGCAGATTCCTTGTCATGGGAGAGATGGTCCACATTCCCTCACAAGAAATACGTGGAGGAGGCCGAGAGCTACGCGAGACCGGGCTCTGTCGCGCAAAAGAAGGCCTTCTTCGAGGCTCATTACAAAATGATTGCAGCTCAAAGGGCTGCTGCTGCAGCTCTTCTTGAGCAAGAAAATGCTGCTTTGACTCAAAAGGCTCAAAATGAGAATGTTGGTTTGAAGGATGATGGTGGTGATCATGAAGAGGGAGGGGTTTCCTTGAACCCTCCACCGGATTTAGCTGATTTGGGAAGTGGGAGTGTCAAGACTCTTGATGTGAAGGGAGATGATGGAGTGAGAATCAGTAatggagggagagagagtggTGTGGTGAGAGGAAATAAAGTATCAAAGCAGCCTTCAGTTAGAAGAAGTAATCTTGAAAATTGTGCTGCAGTTTCTGCTGCTTCAGAGAGTAGTGAGACTTCTTCACAGATAGAGAAGCCATTGCTAAAG AACAAAAATGTTGATAGTGAGGAAGTGTCGTCAGGGATGATTAGCAAGAGAAGAACAGGCCTTCCTTCAATGAAGACGTCCGCTCATCACAAGCCTCGAAGAGTCCCATCCACGCCTGCAAAGGCCATGACTCCACAACTCAATAGAGAGAGCAATGTCAATCGCAGCACGAGGAAGTCCAATGTGGACGCATTGGATGGGAGAAGATCGTCTCCAAAGTCGTTGCGTGCCTTGCTAAGCTTGGGCTCTTTCCGGGAGTCTGAAAAAGAGCCGGTTTCCAAGAACAAGGGGCCTGAAAGCTCGGGCCTTGCACAAAGTTCCACTAGAACGACTGGAGAGTGCCCGACTCCTTTCAAGACACCTGCTCCG GCATCTACTAAGAGTAGTGTGTCTTCATATCCTGCAGCAGCCACCCCTCAAACTGAGAATAGAAG GAAGAAAACACCAGATCCCTCAGCCTCAGGGAGAAAAACTACTGGTCCTAAATGGCACATCTTGTCTGCAGT CTGCACAAAGTCGTTGTCGGCCTACAGGAACAAACTACAGTCACCTACTGTATCCACTCCATTCATGCTGAGAACTGAAGAAAGAGCTGCAAAGAGAAAACAG AAACTTGAGGAGAAATTCAATGCAACAGAGGTGCAGAAGACACAGCAAAAGACATTAAAG GAGAAAGCAGGAAATGAGTTTAGAAAACTAAGCTGTAGCCTTTGCTTCAAAGCTCGTCCCTTGCCCGACTTCTACAAAGAAAGAGAACCTCCAAATAATCAGACGAAAAAG CCTCCAGCAGTGCAACCGCAGACAGCAGTACTAGGAAGAAGTGTCCCAAACAAGAAGCACGGCACCATCTCAatgccgcctcctcctccaccaccgaGAATCATAGCCAAGAGCAGTGTTTCCAAGAATTTATCAAGAAAGAAAGTTATCAACCAAAGCAAATTTCTCAGTACTTCACTACCTGAAAGAATGGCACATGAAAATGCTTCTCCAAATATCCAGCAGTGA